In Salvia miltiorrhiza cultivar Shanhuang (shh) chromosome 4, IMPLAD_Smil_shh, whole genome shotgun sequence, the DNA window caTTTGCGTGAAAGATACCTCAAAATTTTACACAAATTTGCAGTTAATACTATGTTTTATTCATGCACTAGAAAGATATTGTAAAATTAACATTTTCACGCCATAGGGTAACCATATAATGAATGGTCTAACATCATAAAACTACAGTAAACTCAGCACCTGTCTGTCCTTTCACAAGCAAGGATGACGGCTCTCCCTTCTTCCATGATTTCAAACTTGCTATACTCAGGGCCAAAAGAGTACCACCAAGCACAATACCAAACCTGATGGCAGGGATGCTTCCAGTtaacataaatgaaagaaagCCTCCAACAGAAAGAAGTGCACCTGATGAAACAGAACAATCTTAGACTATAACTCTTTATCTCAACTAAAGCTTAATTGTCACATCTGACAATTGTATGAAAGATATAATGCACTTGTATCCATACCATAAGGTATCCCGACATAAAAGTCCCGGACTTTAGACACGTCATTGAGCTCATCGGTTGAGGTAGAAAAAGTTTGTACGATTTCCTTCACCGGTTCAGGGGAATTCTCTGCGGCTGTGGCCCAATATTCTTTACTTTCTTCAGCAGTTTCTTTAGCAACCTCGATCAAATCCAGTCTTGCCTTTTCTGCTTGAATTTTTAACTTCTCAGAAGTTTCTTTTAGGATGATGAATGCCTTTTCAGAATACAACTCATAAGCTTCCTTAGATGTGTTCTGCATTTTTAAAGCTTGTTCCTTAAAAGATGTGAGGGCCTGCTGCCATGCTTCCTCTGATTCTTGACCTCGCCCTTTCAGATCCTCCTTTTCTTTCTCTATACCAATATCTGAAGGCTTCTGGAGACCAAACCACAACAAAACACTATttattgcatatatatattgattgaaaTACTATAACAAA includes these proteins:
- the LOC131019812 gene encoding protein FATTY ACID EXPORT 3, chloroplastic isoform X2, with product MSVRLESTAFINPYPTLTRAASTMALCHAPPTSLGFEGLLRARINGKLSLPQLPRVLGVNLRQRTVRNRTVFSFAASHEESKPSDIGIEKEKEDLKGRGQESEEAWQQALTSFKEQALKMQNTSKEAYELYSEKAFIILKETSEKLKIQAEKARLDLIEVAKETAEESKEYWATAAENSPEPVKEIVQTFSTSTDELNDVSKVRDFYVGIPYGALLSVGGFLSFMLTGSIPAIRFGIVLGGTLLALSIASLKSWKKGEPSSLLVKGQTVIATIFFVRELRVLPMRPFIANFITTLISGGVLAFYLYRIIRDREQTGGSSQEVRAET
- the LOC131019812 gene encoding protein FATTY ACID EXPORT 3, chloroplastic isoform X1, which codes for MSVRLESTAFINPYPTLTRAASTMALCHAPPTSLGFEGLLRARINGKLSLPQLPRVLGVNLRQRTVRNRTVFSFAASHEESKPSDIGIEKEKEDLKGRGQESEEAWQQALTSFKEQALKMQNTSKEAYELYSEKAFIILKETSEKLKIQAEKARLDLIEVAKETAEESKEYWATAAENSPEPVKEIVQTFSTSTDELNDVSKVRDFYVGIPYGALLSVGGFLSFMLTGSIPAIRFGIVLGGTLLALSIASLKSWKKGEPSSLLVKGQTVIATIFFVRELRVLPMVNLSGLNSKLVIHIRCSNSISLLCLFAATIYCQFHHNPYQVHFL